From Candidatus Hoaglandella endobia, a single genomic window includes:
- a CDS encoding 1-acylglycerol-3-phosphate O-acyltransferase — protein MLIMIRTILVIIISVIICLFGLVYCLFSPRNPSHVATFSRWFKRMSLLFGIKVEVRRPKNLVLPQQCIYIANHQNNYDLITAAYVVPPRTVTVGKKSLLWIPLFGFLYWVTGNILIDRNNKVRAHKKLTEIVQNIKKRNISLWIFPEGTRSRGRGLLPFKTGAFYTAIAAGVPIVPICISNTSNKIKLNRWSNGLVIIEILPPVMTYSYNRDQVRILTKYCHNLMKEKLNELNVEVTMRELFEY, from the coding sequence ATGCTTATTATGATTCGTACTATTTTAGTGATAATTATATCTGTTATTATTTGTTTATTTGGCTTGGTTTATTGTTTATTTAGTCCGCGAAATCCCAGTCATGTCGCAACTTTTAGTCGATGGTTTAAACGTATGTCGCTGCTGTTTGGCATCAAGGTGGAAGTTCGCCGTCCAAAAAACTTGGTATTACCGCAACAATGTATTTATATCGCTAATCATCAAAATAATTATGATCTGATCACTGCCGCCTATGTAGTACCCCCGCGTACCGTTACAGTAGGAAAGAAAAGTCTACTTTGGATACCCTTGTTTGGTTTTTTGTACTGGGTTACCGGTAATATTCTTATTGATCGAAATAATAAAGTTCGTGCCCATAAGAAACTAACTGAAATTGTGCAGAATATTAAAAAACGTAATATTTCTCTTTGGATATTTCCAGAAGGGACGCGTAGCCGTGGTCGCGGTCTTTTACCGTTTAAAACGGGAGCATTTTATACAGCAATTGCTGCTGGCGTGCCTATCGTACCAATTTGTATTTCCAATACTTCTAATAAAATTAAACTTAATCGTTGGTCTAACGGTCTGGTTATTATTGAAATACTCCCACCAGTGATGACATATAGCTATAACCGAGACCAGGTAAGAATCTTAACTAAGTACTGTCATAATCTTATGAAAGAAAAATTAAATGAGCTGAATGTTGAAGTTACTATGCGGGAATTATTTGAGTATTAA
- the argG gene encoding argininosuccinate synthase, with product MKTILRHLPVNQRVGIAFSGGLDTSAALLWMRKKGAVPYAYTANLGQPDEEDYEAISQKALDYGAQKARLIDCRKQLVAEGLAALQCGAFHNTTAGVTYFNTTPLGRAVTGTMLVAAMKEDDVHIWGDGSTYKGNDIERFYRYGLLTNAELKIYKPWLDTNFINELGGRQEMSQFMINAGFNYKMSAEKAYSTDSNILGATHEGKKLEYLNSSVKIVNPIMGIKFWDKNVCISAEEITIRFECGLPVEINGQRFNDYVALLLEANEIGGRHGLGMSDQIENRIIEAKSRGIYEAPGMALLHICYERLVTGIHNEDTIQQYYTNGRQLGRLLYQGRWFDPQALMLRDATQRWVASTITGEVTLELRRGNDYSILNTVSENLTYMAERLTMEKGDSMFLPEDRIGQLTMHNLDITDTRAKLINYISTGLLSTADSGLLKLEYSNRE from the coding sequence ATGAAAACTATTCTCAGACATTTACCTGTTAATCAACGCGTGGGTATTGCTTTTTCTGGAGGATTAGATACCAGTGCTGCGCTACTATGGATGCGTAAAAAAGGCGCTGTGCCTTATGCTTATACTGCAAATTTAGGACAGCCGGATGAGGAGGATTATGAAGCTATTTCTCAGAAAGCATTAGATTATGGTGCACAAAAAGCCCGTTTAATTGATTGCCGTAAACAGTTAGTAGCTGAAGGCTTAGCGGCGCTGCAATGCGGGGCGTTTCATAATACTACTGCTGGAGTAACTTATTTTAATACTACTCCACTTGGACGCGCGGTAACCGGTACCATGTTGGTAGCTGCTATGAAAGAAGACGACGTTCATATTTGGGGAGACGGTAGTACTTATAAAGGTAACGATATTGAACGCTTTTATCGTTATGGTCTCTTAACCAACGCTGAATTGAAAATATATAAGCCTTGGCTGGATACAAATTTCATCAATGAACTTGGCGGACGCCAGGAAATGTCGCAATTTATGATTAACGCCGGCTTTAATTATAAAATGTCTGCAGAAAAAGCCTATTCTACAGATTCTAACATTCTTGGAGCTACCCATGAAGGAAAAAAACTGGAATATCTAAACTCTAGCGTAAAAATAGTCAACCCCATTATGGGTATTAAATTCTGGGACAAAAACGTCTGTATTTCGGCTGAAGAAATTACCATTCGATTTGAGTGTGGTCTGCCGGTAGAAATAAACGGCCAGAGGTTTAACGATTATGTAGCGTTGCTGCTGGAGGCAAATGAAATTGGTGGCAGACATGGCCTAGGCATGAGCGATCAGATTGAAAACCGTATTATCGAGGCCAAAAGTCGCGGTATTTATGAAGCTCCGGGCATGGCACTACTGCACATTTGCTATGAGCGTCTGGTAACAGGCATACATAATGAGGATACTATTCAGCAATATTATACCAACGGTCGCCAGTTGGGTAGGCTTTTATATCAGGGGCGATGGTTCGATCCGCAAGCGTTGATGTTACGTGATGCCACTCAGCGTTGGGTAGCCAGCACAATTACTGGTGAGGTTACACTAGAACTACGCCGCGGTAATGATTACTCTATTCTTAATACAGTTTCCGAAAATCTTACTTACATGGCTGAGCGTTTGACGATGGAAAAAGGAGACTCTATGTTCTTACCTGAAGACCGTATCGGGCAATTGACTATGCACAATCTAGATATCACTGATACTCGTGCTAAATTAATAAATTACATCAGTACTGGTTTACTGTCTACCGCTGACAGTGGTTTACTGAAGTTGGAGTATTCTAACAGAGAATAA
- the pmbA gene encoding metalloprotease PmbA translates to MHNHNDETLNLITKFEQQRALLENVVAKTLELARTRSEAAEVEVTKTTGIRISTRYGEVENIEFNSDGSLDITVYDQQRKGSASSTNFNPQAIASTVNAALNIARYTSPDPASGPADKDLLAYKAPDLDLFHPTKIDVKQGIALAAEAEQTAIGSDKCITNTGGGCFSSHFSNRVFGNNYGMLQSYSSSSYIISCSVIAENGGNMERNYAYTVSRAFEDLRSPKWVGEECAHRTMKHLNPRKLPTMKAAILFAAEVATSLFSHLVRAISGNNVYQKSTFLLNELGHVILPDWLSINEYPHLPKGFASSPFDSEGVRTCDRIIVQNGVLNTWLLGSYAARKLGLQSTGNADGIHNWYISHQAVDFDGLLKKMERGLVVTELMGQGVNEITGNYSRGASGFWVENGVIQYPVSEITIAGNLRDMLRNIVSIGNDTEMRSNIQCGSLLIEEMIIAGR, encoded by the coding sequence ATGCATAATCATAATGATGAAACTCTAAATTTAATTACTAAATTTGAACAACAGCGCGCATTGCTAGAAAATGTGGTTGCTAAAACGTTGGAATTAGCACGCACTAGATCAGAAGCAGCAGAGGTGGAAGTAACAAAAACTACTGGTATCAGGATTAGTACACGCTACGGTGAGGTAGAAAATATTGAGTTCAATAGCGATGGATCACTGGATATTACTGTTTATGATCAGCAGCGTAAAGGTAGTGCCTCTTCTACTAATTTTAATCCTCAAGCTATCGCAAGTACCGTTAACGCCGCACTGAATATCGCGCGTTATACCTCGCCAGATCCTGCATCAGGCCCTGCGGATAAAGACCTACTAGCGTATAAGGCACCGGATCTTGACCTGTTTCATCCAACCAAAATAGACGTAAAACAGGGCATTGCCCTAGCTGCTGAAGCAGAGCAGACAGCAATAGGTAGCGATAAATGCATCACAAATACTGGAGGGGGGTGCTTTAGCAGTCATTTTAGTAACCGCGTGTTCGGTAACAATTACGGTATGTTGCAAAGCTATAGCAGTAGTAGCTATATCATCTCCTGCAGCGTTATTGCAGAAAACGGCGGCAATATGGAGCGTAATTATGCCTACACTGTCAGCCGAGCCTTTGAAGATTTACGTTCGCCGAAGTGGGTAGGAGAAGAATGCGCGCACCGTACTATGAAACATCTTAATCCACGTAAATTGCCTACTATGAAAGCGGCAATTTTGTTTGCCGCTGAGGTGGCAACTAGCTTGTTTAGTCATTTAGTTAGAGCTATCAGTGGTAATAATGTATATCAAAAATCTACTTTTTTACTCAATGAGTTAGGTCATGTAATTTTACCAGACTGGCTATCAATCAATGAATATCCTCACCTACCCAAGGGCTTTGCTTCTTCCCCTTTCGATAGCGAAGGAGTCAGAACCTGTGATCGTATTATTGTGCAAAATGGCGTACTCAATACATGGCTACTTGGCAGCTATGCAGCACGTAAACTAGGTTTACAGAGTACCGGCAATGCCGATGGGATACATAACTGGTATATCTCTCATCAGGCGGTAGATTTTGATGGTCTACTAAAAAAAATGGAGCGCGGTTTGGTGGTAACAGAATTAATGGGGCAAGGAGTCAACGAGATAACTGGTAACTATTCCCGGGGTGCTTCTGGTTTCTGGGTGGAAAATGGTGTGATACAATATCCGGTCAGTGAAATAACCATCGCTGGAAATTTACGAGATATGCTGCGCAACATCGTTAGTATCGGAAATGATACTGAGATGCGTAGCAATATCCAATGCGGCTCTTTACTAATTGAAGAAATGATTATTGCAGGCAGATAA
- the hisIE gene encoding bifunctional phosphoribosyl-AMP cyclohydrolase/phosphoribosyl-ATP diphosphatase HisIE, with protein sequence MLVEQQWQQLDWQKSNGILPVIVQHAVSGEVLMLGYMNYKALQVTVQSCQVTFFSRSKRRLWTKGESSGYVLRVVSIHPDCDKDTLLILAEPKGPTCHTGNSSCFSPATSDWVFLYSLEALISSRKDANPHNSYTASLYASGTKRIAQKVGEEGIETALAATVQDKFELLNEAADLLYHLLVLLQDQELNLSQVIAQLRIREKSNS encoded by the coding sequence ATGTTAGTAGAACAACAATGGCAACAGCTAGATTGGCAAAAATCTAACGGTATTTTACCCGTAATTGTTCAACATGCAGTATCTGGCGAAGTCCTCATGCTAGGCTATATGAATTACAAGGCACTGCAGGTGACAGTTCAGTCCTGCCAGGTTACTTTTTTCTCGCGCAGCAAAAGACGCTTATGGACAAAGGGTGAAAGCTCAGGTTACGTGTTACGTGTAGTCAGTATTCATCCAGACTGCGATAAAGATACGCTGCTGATATTAGCAGAGCCTAAAGGACCGACTTGTCATACTGGCAACAGCAGTTGCTTCAGCCCCGCCACTAGCGATTGGGTATTTCTTTATAGCTTAGAAGCACTCATCAGCAGTCGAAAGGATGCCAATCCACATAATTCATACACTGCCAGCTTATATGCTAGCGGCACTAAACGCATTGCACAGAAAGTAGGTGAGGAGGGAATAGAAACTGCACTGGCCGCCACGGTTCAAGATAAATTTGAGCTGCTTAATGAAGCAGCAGATTTACTTTATCATCTGTTAGTTTTATTGCAGGACCAAGAGCTAAATTTGAGTCAGGTAATTGCTCAGCTACGCATACGTGAGAAAAGCAATAGTTAA
- the hisA gene encoding 1-(5-phosphoribosyl)-5-[(5-phosphoribosylamino)methylideneamino]imidazole-4-carboxamide isomerase, protein MIIPALDLIDGNVVRLHQGDYGTKRSYGDDPLPRLKMYLRQGATGLHLVDLTGARDPASRQIKLLTRLLAGVAPALVQIGGGIRSAAEVKAMLEAGATRVVVGSAAVQQPQEVQRWFERFGPDALVLALDVRIGIDGERRVAINGWQQNSIATLEQVISQYRKLGLKHVLCTDISRDGTFTGSNVSLYRALCDDWPDITFQSSGGIGSLLDIIRLRQSGVHSIIVGRALLENKFTVAEALACYQNA, encoded by the coding sequence TTGATTATACCTGCTTTAGATTTGATCGACGGAAATGTAGTGCGTTTGCACCAAGGCGACTATGGGACTAAACGCAGTTATGGTGACGATCCGCTGCCGCGTTTGAAGATGTATTTACGACAGGGTGCAACAGGATTGCATTTAGTTGATTTAACCGGAGCCCGCGATCCTGCATCACGTCAAATTAAGCTATTAACTCGTCTACTGGCCGGTGTTGCACCAGCGTTGGTGCAAATTGGCGGCGGTATCCGCAGCGCTGCAGAAGTAAAGGCGATGCTGGAGGCCGGGGCTACAAGAGTGGTCGTCGGATCTGCCGCTGTGCAGCAGCCGCAGGAAGTACAGCGCTGGTTTGAACGTTTCGGTCCCGACGCCTTGGTATTGGCCTTGGACGTGCGCATCGGCATTGATGGCGAACGACGTGTAGCCATTAATGGCTGGCAGCAGAATTCTATTGCAACGCTAGAACAAGTCATCAGTCAATATCGTAAACTAGGGCTCAAACATGTGTTATGTACCGACATCTCTCGTGATGGCACATTTACTGGAAGTAATGTGTCACTATATCGCGCGCTGTGCGATGATTGGCCCGATATTACATTCCAATCGTCTGGTGGTATTGGTAGTCTGTTAGATATCATCCGGCTGCGTCAAAGTGGAGTGCATAGCATTATTGTTGGCCGCGCGCTTTTAGAAAATAAATTTACCGTAGCAGAGGCGCTGGCATGTTATCAAAACGCATAA